The Oryza glaberrima chromosome 9, OglaRS2, whole genome shotgun sequence genome includes a window with the following:
- the LOC127785407 gene encoding uncharacterized protein LOC127785407 — translation MAEGKKARREEELVEAALAAAAAALFVSGVKKLVPAVLVARWWPAAMLATAPSPVLFLLLNVIIASIVVVSVQPRRAAAASATAAAAAAAAAEHDAAKRCGEGAKKVKRRRSKRREESAEGSTLTTLAAVVPVAAADSCCMALAVVDDGADQTLPPATSTAPETQQEEEADGNAAAEEVNKRAEEFISAFRRHLRVDSFSSGSRRAGGARIEACF, via the coding sequence ATGGCGGAGGGGAagaaggcgaggagggaggaggagctcgtggaggcggcgctggccgcggcggcggcggcgctgttcgTGTCGGGCGTCAAGAAGCTGGTGCCGGCCGTGCTCGTGGCGCGGTGGTGGCCCGCGGCGATGCTCGCCacggcgccgtcgcccgtcCTGTTCCTGCTTCTCAACGTCATCATcgcctccatcgtcgtcgtgtCCGTGCAGCcgaggcgtgcggcggcggcgtcggcgacggccgccgccgccgccgccgccgccgccgagcacgacGCCGCAAAACGGTGCGGGGAGGGCGCCAAgaaggtgaagaggaggaggagcaagaggCGGGAGGAGAGCGCCGAGGGGAGCACGTTGACGacgctggcggcggtggtgcccgtcgctgccgctgacAGCTGCTGCATGGCGCTGGCGGTGGTGGACGACGGGGCGGATCagacgctgccgccggcgacgtcgacggcgccggagacgcagcaggaggaggaagcggacgggaatgcggcggcggaggaggtgaacAAGCGGGCGGAGGAGTTCATCTCGGCGTTCCGGCGCCACCTCAGGGTTGACTCCTTCTCGTCGGGAagccggcgagccggcggcgccaGAATCGAAGCCTGCTTTTGA
- the LOC127783831 gene encoding acyl carrier protein 2, chloroplastic-like encodes MGWAPRRAREGKAKLVGGVRHGLGPRDLRPPAVDTHDAPSAPLSPPVLFKKASPPSPSIPPPLHARCCSCSPARTLAAADAMAAFTTTAAGSAVAFARPAKAINVSSVSFAGLMKNNVAFTLQPVTQRFAVLRAAKKETVEKVCDIVKKQLVLPEGTDVTGASKFTDLGADSLDTVEIVMGLEEAFKISVDESSAQSIATVEDAAELIDKIVSNAK; translated from the exons ATGGG gtgggccccacggcGCGCGAGAGAGGGCAAAGCAAAACTCGTGGGCGGCGTCCGTCACGGGCTGGGGCCTCGTGACCTCCGCCCCCCGGCCGTCGATACGCACGATGCCCCCTCCGCTCCGCTGTCCCCACCCGTCTTATTTAAGAAAGCCTCGCCACCCTCCCCCTCCATTCCACCTCCTCTCCACGcgcgctgctgctcctgctccccTGCAcgcacgctcgccgccgccgacgccatggccgccttcaccaccaccgccgccggatccgccgtcgccttcgcgcGGCCAGCCAAG GCAATCAATGTCAGTTCAGTCTCTTTTGCTGGTTTAATGAAGAACAATGTGGCTTTCACTCTGCAGCCAGTGACACAAAGATTTGCAGTTCTCCGTGCT GCCAAAAAGGAAACGGTGGAGAAGGTTTGTGATATTGTAAAGAAGCAGCTTGTACTTCCTGAAGGCACTGACGTTACTGGTGCCTCTAAGTTCACCGATCTTGGTGCTGATTCCCTGGATACG GTTGAGATTGTTATGGGTCTTGAAGAGGCTTTCAAGATCAGTGTCGATGAATCAAGCGCGCAGTCAATTGCGACAGTGGAGGATGCTGCTGAGCTCATCGACAAGATTGTTTCTAATGCAAAGTAA